A window of the Planococcus citri chromosome 4, ihPlaCitr1.1, whole genome shotgun sequence genome harbors these coding sequences:
- the LOC135844471 gene encoding galactose-3-O-sulfotransferase 2-like isoform X1, with product MNKTNINFLKSKALLRMNFFTKKRVIVFPGICISALLLLIMYSNWRFLKMNRTLFERRLAASEPLVYQCCTPMNNSIRTNIFFLKTHKTASTTVQSVILKFAIMNSLDVMHVIYASYYSPFSDSSIDSKLVTPNNKYNVFAEHARYDSNIKLYQYPDTSMVTILRHPVKLFQSVYYFFRMDTTTGMTFEQFLNMPVKPASLTGFDSQKAYRGYNQMSVDLGFDLAQSKNTTAVTEFIAKIDREFDFVMITEHMDESFVLLANLMGWPLEYVASLKLNVRLPELDPYILTPRDELTILDLNQIDTQLYNHFLEKFQKCKRQYGEDNLNRQVRQLQTINKSLKERCVAEEVTGFNKGKAERLGYVPKNRSDKECIYSTELYLTRTTRKLQANHLNKTYMNRNNKMWNNLLN from the exons ATGAACAAAACTAATATAAATTTCCTTAAAAGCAAAGCTCTCTTGCGAATGaacttttttactaaaaaacgCGTAATCGTATTTCCAGGTATTTGCATCTCAGCTTTACTATTGCTTATAATGTATTCCAATTGGAGATTCCTGAAAATGAATCGGACATTGTTTGAAAG GAGACTAGCAGCGAGCGAGCCATTGGTATATCAATGCTGCACCCCAATGAATAACTCGATCCGGACGAATATATTCTTCCTGAAAACTCACAAAACCGCCAGCACGACTGTCCAAAGTGTTATTCTAAAATTTGCCATTATGAACTCACTCGATGTAATGCATGTGATTTATGCGTCTTACTATTCGCCGTTTTCGGACTCGTCAATAGATTCCAAATTGGTGACACCCAACAATAAATACAACGTGTTCGCGGAACATGCGCGTTATGACTCCAATATTAAATTATATCAATACCCTGATACATCGATGGTGACAATACTGCGACATCCGGTTAAATTATTCCAATCGGTATACTATTTCTTTCGAATGGACACGACCACAGGTAtgacttttgaacaattcttgAATATGCCAGTCAAGCCTGCATCTCTAACGGGTTTCGATAGCCAAAAAGCGTACAGAGGATACAATCAAATGAGCGTAGATTTAGGATTCGATTTGGCACAAAGTAAGAATACAACCGCTGTAACCGAATTTATAGCGAAAATCGATCGAGAATTCGATTTCGTCATGATAACCGAACACATGGACGAATCGTTCGTTTTATTGGCCAATTTAATGGGATGGCCACTGGAGTATGTCGCTTCTTTGAAACTAAACGTCAGGCTCCCAGAATTAGACCCGTATATTCTGACACCGCGGGATGAATTAACTATACTCGATCTCAATCAAATCGATACTCAATTGTACAaccattttctggaaaaatttcaaaaatgcaagagGCAATATGGCGAAGATAATCTGAACCGACAAGTTCGACAGTTGCAAACCATCAATAAAAGTTTGAAAGAGAGATGCGTAGCTGAAGAAGTTACAGGTTTCAACAAGGGTAAGGCAGAAAGACTCGGATACGTGCCTAAAAATCGCTCCGACAAAGAATGCATTTATTCGACGGAGTTGTACTTGACAAGAACTACTCGTAAGCTACAAGCCAACCACCTGAATAAAACATATATGAATCGTAACAACAAGATGTGGAATAACTTACTCaattga
- the LOC135844471 gene encoding galactose-3-O-sulfotransferase 2-like isoform X2 translates to MNNSIRTNIFFLKTHKTASTTVQSVILKFAIMNSLDVMHVIYASYYSPFSDSSIDSKLVTPNNKYNVFAEHARYDSNIKLYQYPDTSMVTILRHPVKLFQSVYYFFRMDTTTGMTFEQFLNMPVKPASLTGFDSQKAYRGYNQMSVDLGFDLAQSKNTTAVTEFIAKIDREFDFVMITEHMDESFVLLANLMGWPLEYVASLKLNVRLPELDPYILTPRDELTILDLNQIDTQLYNHFLEKFQKCKRQYGEDNLNRQVRQLQTINKSLKERCVAEEVTGFNKGKAERLGYVPKNRSDKECIYSTELYLTRTTRKLQANHLNKTYMNRNNKMWNNLLN, encoded by the coding sequence ATGAATAACTCGATCCGGACGAATATATTCTTCCTGAAAACTCACAAAACCGCCAGCACGACTGTCCAAAGTGTTATTCTAAAATTTGCCATTATGAACTCACTCGATGTAATGCATGTGATTTATGCGTCTTACTATTCGCCGTTTTCGGACTCGTCAATAGATTCCAAATTGGTGACACCCAACAATAAATACAACGTGTTCGCGGAACATGCGCGTTATGACTCCAATATTAAATTATATCAATACCCTGATACATCGATGGTGACAATACTGCGACATCCGGTTAAATTATTCCAATCGGTATACTATTTCTTTCGAATGGACACGACCACAGGTAtgacttttgaacaattcttgAATATGCCAGTCAAGCCTGCATCTCTAACGGGTTTCGATAGCCAAAAAGCGTACAGAGGATACAATCAAATGAGCGTAGATTTAGGATTCGATTTGGCACAAAGTAAGAATACAACCGCTGTAACCGAATTTATAGCGAAAATCGATCGAGAATTCGATTTCGTCATGATAACCGAACACATGGACGAATCGTTCGTTTTATTGGCCAATTTAATGGGATGGCCACTGGAGTATGTCGCTTCTTTGAAACTAAACGTCAGGCTCCCAGAATTAGACCCGTATATTCTGACACCGCGGGATGAATTAACTATACTCGATCTCAATCAAATCGATACTCAATTGTACAaccattttctggaaaaatttcaaaaatgcaagagGCAATATGGCGAAGATAATCTGAACCGACAAGTTCGACAGTTGCAAACCATCAATAAAAGTTTGAAAGAGAGATGCGTAGCTGAAGAAGTTACAGGTTTCAACAAGGGTAAGGCAGAAAGACTCGGATACGTGCCTAAAAATCGCTCCGACAAAGAATGCATTTATTCGACGGAGTTGTACTTGACAAGAACTACTCGTAAGCTACAAGCCAACCACCTGAATAAAACATATATGAATCGTAACAACAAGATGTGGAATAACTTACTCaattga
- the LOC135843680 gene encoding galactosylceramide sulfotransferase-like, with the protein MVTILRHPATLFRSLYTFFRMENRVGMTFQEFLNAPVKPAVLIKFDGDTAYKGYNQMSVDLGFDLEQSKNQTAITEFIMKIDREFDLVMIMEYMDESFVMLANLMGWPLEYVANLKLNSRVPGSDTYPLTKQDELTLMELNHVDTQLYNYFHEKFLRCKRQYGEDNLNQQVEKLQIINKNFKERCVAKEVIGLNKGSSGRIEFIPKNVSDMECVYSLQTSPVLSKMVRNIQTKKLNSGEKRMSGFRLNVLQNF; encoded by the coding sequence ATGGTGACCATATTGAGACATCCGGCTACACTATTCAGATCATTGTATACCTTTTTCCGAATGGAGAACCGCGTTGGTATGACTTTTCAAGAATTCTTGAATGCACCAGTCAAGCCTGCAGTTTTAATAAAGTTTGATGGTGATACGGCTTACAAAGGATATAACCAAATGAGTGTAGATTTAGGATTTGATTTGGAACAAAGTAAGAATCAGACCGCTATCACTGAattcattatgaaaatagatAGAGAATTTGATTTGGTCATGATAATGGAGTACATGGATGAGTCGTTTGTTATGTTAGCCAATTTAATGGGATGGCCTTTGGAATATGTAGCTAACTTGAAACTAAATAGCAGAGTTCCAGGATCAGACACGTATCCTCTAACAAAGCAAGATGAATTAACTTTAATGGAACTCAATCACGTCGATACCCAATTATATAActattttcatgagaaattcCTGAGATGTAAGAGACAATATGGGGAAGATAACTTGAACCAACAAGTAGAGAAATTacaaattatcaataaaaacTTCAAAGAAAGATGCGTGGCAAAAGAAGTTATAGGGTTGAATAAGGGTAGTTCGGGAAGGATAGAGTTTATTCCTAAGAATGTATCAGATATGGAATGTGTTTACTCGCTGCAGACATCTCCTGTATTATCAAAAATGGTTCGCAATATTCAAACTAAAAAACTAAACTCCGGTGAAAAGAGGATGAGCGGGTTCAGACTGAACGTACTACAAAATTTCTAG
- the LOC135844868 gene encoding galactose-3-O-sulfotransferase 3-like produces MCFIKSKTLLRMNFFSKRRIVILPCICFSALLFLLAYLNLRFLESDLTLFERVQDATSEPLAYKCCTPMNNSIRTNVFFIKTHKTGGTTVKNVIIRFALLNSLDILGVRYDYSYNSPFSDWSIRSGKKTPNNKYNVLATHARYDPRMRLYQYPDTSMVTILRHPVPLFQSLYTYFRLDKITGISFQQLLNMPVKPEPLTDFHGKKAYRGYNQVSVDLGFDWTQSKNKTAVAEFIARIDREFDLVMITEYMDESFVLLANLMGWPLEYVASLMLNVMLPESNPYILTPQDKLTIMDLNQVDMQLYNHFLQKFLKCKRQYGEERLNRQVQQLRIMNNNLKERCVGEEVTIYNQVDVQRLGYLPKNESDMVCVYSMQLFSDRTSPYNP; encoded by the exons ATGTGTTTCATTAAAAGCAAAACTCTtttacgaatgaattttttttctaaaagacgCATCGTTATACTTCCATGTATTTGCTTCTCAGCTTTACTTTTTCTCCTCGCAtatttaaatttgagatttctggAATCGGATCTGACTTTGTTTGAAAG AGTACAAGACGCCACCAGCGAGCCATTAGCTTATAAATGCTGCACCCCGATGAATAACTCCATCCGGACGaatgtatttttcataaaaactcaCAAAACTGGAGGCACCACtgtcaaaaatgtcattatACGATTTGCCCTTCTGAACTCGCTCGATATACTGGGAGTAAGATATGATTATTCTTACAATTCCCCGTTTTCAGACTGGTCAATACGTTCCGGCAAGAAGACACCCAATAATAAATACAACGTGCTTGCGACACATGCTCGGTATGACCCCAGAATGAGATTATACCAATACCCTGATACATCGATGGTAACAATACTACGACATCCGGTTCCATTATTCCAATCACTATACACTTATTTCCGACTGGACAAAATCACAGGTATATCTTTTCAACAGCTCTTGAATATGCCAGTCAAGCCAGAACCGTTAACTGATTTCCACGGCAAAAAAGCGTATAGAGGATATAATCAAGTGAGCGTAGATTTAGGATTTGATTGGACTCAAAGCAAGAATAAGACCGCCGTCGCCGAATTCATAGCGAGAATAGATCGAGAATTTGATCTGGTCATGATTACCGAGTACATGGACGAGTCGTTTGTTTTATTGGCCAATTTAATGGGATGGCCATTGGAATACGTCGCTTCTTTGATGTTAAATGTCATGCTACCAGAATCCAATCCATATATTTTGACACCGCAAGACAAATTAACTATAATGGATCTCAATCAAGTTGATATGCAATTGTATAACCATTTCCtgcagaaatttctaaaatgcaaGCGACAATATGGCGAAGAACGTTTGAACCGACAAGTTCAACAGTTGAGAATCATGAATAACAATCTTAAAGAGAGATGTGTAGGCGAAGAAGTTACGATTTACAACCAGGTTGACGTACAAAGACTCGGGTATCTGCCTAAAAATGAATCCGACATGGTATGTGTTTATTCGATGCAGTTGTTCTCAGATAGAACTTCTCCATACAatccgtaa
- the LOC135844418 gene encoding galactose-3-O-sulfotransferase 3-like: MCSRILRCILISVLISTAFFSIFWLDFTHDRTNSKPVILNSSRDPVVIASPPADYNCCKPLNITLRKHIYFVKTHKTGSTTVQNIILRFALNHSLDIMNTIYFLYYQPFSDQSIYPFLRTPNNKYHVLASHVRYTSELRWYQYPNTPMVTIMRHPAKLFPSLYNYFHMNETTGMTFQQFMNAPVKPAFVTSSMNMLVYRGYNQMSYDLGFDLITSGRNQTTINEFIEKIDREFDFVMIMEHMEASLVLLANLMGWPLEYVAHLKMNVSPADSSNTYKLSFKDELTLLHLNHVDSLLYHHFLNKFRACVRKYGEVKMQRKIIQLRKLNQKLKHRCVAGERVGGLNFGYFQAIEYVPKNTSDLECVYATSMEIPFEIIVMEEQFKKLHNPRNKNQYYKT; this comes from the exons ATGTGCTCGCGTATTTTACGTTGTATTTTAATTTCGGTGTTGATTTCAACGgcatttttctcaatattttggcTGGATTTCACTCACGACCGTACAAATTCCAAGCCAGTCATACTCAACTC TTCCAGAGACCCAGTCGTCATCGCCTCACCACCTGCAGATTACAACTGCTGCAAACCTTTAAACATCACCCTGCGCAAACACATCTACTTCGTCAAAACCCACAAAACCGGAAGCACGACAGTACAAAACATCATTCTACGTTTCGCTCTAAACCATTCTCTCGACATAATGAACACCATTTACTTCCTATACTACCAACCATTCTCAGACCAATCAATCTACCCCTTCTTGAGAACACCCAACAACAAATACCACGTGTTAGCCAGCCACGTCAGATACACCTCCGAACTCAGATGGTACCAATACCCAAACACACCTATGGTGACAATAATGCGCCACCCAGCCAAATTATTCCCATCATTGTACAACTATTTCCACATGAACGAGACAACCGGAATGACTTTCCAGCAATTCATGAATGCTCCTGTGAAACCTGCCTTTGTAACCTCGTCCATGAATATGTTAGTGTATCGAGGATACAATCAAATGAGCTACGATTTAGGTTTCGATTTAATCACAAGTGGCCGGAATCAAACCACTATTAACGAATTTATCGAGAAAATAGACAGAGAATTCGATTTCGTCATGATAATGGAGCATATGGAAGCATCTCTGGTATTACTAGCTAATCTAATGGGATGGCCTTTGGAATACGTGGCTcatttgaaaatgaacgtcagTCCTGCAGACTCGTCGAATACGTACAAATTGAGCTTCAAAGATGAGTTAACATTGCTCCATCTAAACCACGTGGATAGCTTGTtgtatcatcattttttgaataaattccgCGCCTGTGTCAGGAAATATGGCGAGGTTAAAATGCAACGAAAAATCATTCAGCTCAGGAAACTGAATCAGAAACTGAAACACAGATGTGTAGCGGGAGAACGTGTAGGAGGTTtgaattttggttattttcaagCCATAGAGTACGTACCAAAAAACACTTCGGATTTGGAATGCGTTTACGCGACCAGTATGGAAATCCCTTTTGAAATCATCGTTATGGaagaacaattcaaaaaattacacaatcctcgaaataaaaatcaatattacaaaacgtaa
- the LOC135844419 gene encoding galactose-3-O-sulfotransferase 2-like, with protein MSISSKLKAYLVLLVYIGALQLVFYWSILPEKTNRQILIEHKELLEYPCCISNSTNERQTNVVFFKPNTIGGSIILNILLRFSLKHYISVLIPEKVNDSTLIPTRGTETLDNKYNVILLFDKFTPDVHNFAYPDTFTITILENPISIFQNLYNEFKVTYPIRNFDSFLSKFVNSINGSTLNPISTRLGLQRQYHQNLTKIRSFISEIDEKFDLVMINEFLGPSLIFLTNLMGWPLEYASNMYSYSIRPAKTYNLTRSNQIEVAKLNLADMMLYEHFYKKLENCALQYGVEQLIEEMKILGEYNELLKKACLSQAEEQEQEYDYDQDAFAECVGFLETEDEFIQRVKQEQVQRMISERSSDYFMIY; from the exons ATGTCGATTAGTTCGAAGCTTAAAGCGTACTTAGTTTTGCTAGTTTACATCGGAGCTCTACAGTTGGTATTTTATTGGTCTATTTTACCTGAGAAAACCAACAGGCAGATACTCAT CGAACACAAGGAACTATTGGAGTATCCATGCTGCATTTCAAATTCCACCAACGAAAGGCAAACAAACGTGGTTTTCTTCAAACCAAACACCATCGGAGGATCGATCATACTGAATATTTTATTGAGATTCAGCTTAAAGCATTATATAAGTGTACTGATACCTGAAAAAGTCAACGACTCTACTCTAATTCCTACTCGAGGCACTGAAACCCTCGACAACAAATACAATGTTATACTCTTGTTCGATAAATTCACTCCAGACGTGCATAACTTCGCGTATCCGGATACTTTTACCATCACAATACTTGAAAACCCCATATCCATATTTCAGAATTTATACAACGAGTTTAAAGTGACCTATCCAATTCGTAACTTTGATAGTTTCCTGTCCAAATTCGTCAACAGCATTAACGGGTCAACGCTAAATCCGATCAGTACTCGATTAGGATTGCAGAGACAATATCATCAGAATTTGACTAAAATACGAAGCTTTATCAgcgaaatcgatgaaaaatttgatctggTTATGATAAACGAGTTTCTCGGACCATCGTTGatatttttgactaatttaaTGGGATGGCCCTTGGAATACGCATCCAACATGTATTCCTATAGTATAAGACCTGCCAAGACTTATAATTTAACTCGCAGCAATCAAATTGAGGTAGCTAAGTTGAATTTGGCTGATATGATGTTATACGAACACTTTTACAAGAAATTGGAGAATTGCGCACTGCAGTATGGAGTTGAACAGTTGATCGAAGAGATGAAGATATTGGGCGAATACAACGAACTTCTCAAGAAGGCTTGTCTGAGCCAGGCCGAGGAGCAAGAACAAGAATACGACTACGATCAAGATGCATTCGCAGAATGCGTTGGGTTCTTGGAAACCGAAGATGAGTTCATTCAACGAGTCAAACAAGAACAGGTTCAAAGAATGATCAGCGAAAGATCGTCGGATTATTTCATGATTTATTGA